The genomic window TATCCCGCACATCGACATCACCTTTCAGAAAATATCGAACGATTTTGTGACGGATGCGACCCAGCATGGGACATTCTCCAGAAAGTAATCAATTGTGAGAAAATATTAAGAATTTGGTTCCAAAAAGCGGATTCGCTTGCTGACATCCACGTGTACCGAATGGAAAGGGAGCCCCACGTGGCCTGGAGAGAAGATGTGGTGCATCGCCTGCAGGTCGTCCTGACCCAGTGCGTTATCGAAAATCGGCCGCAAATAGTCCACACCGGTGCGGGAGGCCCGCAGGTACTGAGCATCGTAACAATCCAGGTGCACCTTGCGGGCGTGGATGTGGCCCCAGCGGTCGCGGAAATCGTTTGCGGGCACCCCATCGACATAAAAGCCGTTGGTGGGGTCGTATTGCAGCACACTGACGAAATTATTGCGGCCTTCCACGATCAGATCTACTGCTTTCCCACCCAAAAGATTGGCATAGAACCGATCGAAACGAATTGGGCGGCCCCCACGTTGGGTGTGGCCGATTTTCCGCGTGAAAATCGCTGCCGAAGCGCTTTCATTGCGGCGTTTCGAGCGGAAATAGTCGTCGCCGATATTTTCGATCAGCAATCGGCGTAGTGATTCTGCCGCACCGGAGAGCAGTTTGTTGCCTGCTGGGTCGCTGGAGGCACGTTCTGCCCCCAGATCATTCCCCTGTTCGTCAACAATTCCCTCGCCGCACACCAGGACCACATGTTTCTGACGTTCGTATAATTCTTTGATTCTCTCAATCAGGTGGGGCAAATTGAGGGGATTTTCCGGTATCAGCAGAATATCGGGCTGACCGTAGGACGATCCCAGCGCAATATACCCACTGTGGCGACCCATGACTTCCACAATTGCAATACGACGGTGGCTTTCTGCCGTGGTGCGAATGCGTTCTACCCCACTGGCGGAAACGTAGACAGCGGTGGCAAAGCCGGGCGTCACGTAATTCACCATCTGGCTAAGATCAAACGCACGTGCGGCTGGTGTGCGATGATAACTCTTTTTGCCATCAGCACTTACGTCGAGAAGCCACTCATCGGGTTCGTTGCGGTAATTCAGGCCGAGATCGTTATCAATCGTTTTCGGCGCCAGTGCCGTGGGCAACAATTCCCCGATCGCCTGCATTCCATTCAGGGTGCCATCCCCACCGATACAGATTAGGCCATCGACCTGGTGCTGCTGCAGCCGATCTGCAATTGATTTGATTGTCGTGCGATCGTTCGCGTCAACGTAATCCCGCGACGCACCCAGAATGGTGCCACCACGGGTGGGATCCAGTTCTGGAATGGTGGTAAACAACGGATTGAGCACCACGTGGGGGATTCGCGGGTTTAACAGCCCACTGAAACCTTTAATCACACCCAGGATTTCGATTTGAAGCTGATTGGCGCGGGTCACTGCACCATCGAGAGTCGCGTTCAGTGCAGGAGTGTCCCCACCTGCCGTTAAAATGGCAAGCCGTTTGATTCTGTTCATCTGCAGTCGTCATCCTTTCCTAGATATGGGAAAATTGTACAGACAACTGCCCAAGCGACAGGAAAATCTGTGAAACTGCCTCTAATGCTGGAGAAAATGGTGTTTCAGATGAACGGCAACGAAATGAAATCCCGTCCTTCGTAAGGCGGAAACCATGCACAGGCACAGGCATCCATGGGGATTTCTCCTAGAATACTGTGGTCATCGAGTCGCATTCATGAATACGGAACAACTCCTGCGTGCCCTGGTCAATTGCCCCACCGTCAATCCGATGGGTGGGCGAATTCTACCTGATCTGCACCTGGAAAACCGCGTGGTAGACGTGCTGGCATCGGTGCTGCAGGAAGCCCGGATTCCGTTCACACGTCGGACTGTTGCTCCGGGTCGGGATAATTTGTTGACTACATTCACCCCGAAATCGCCCACAGGTCACCTGTTGTGGGAGTCCCACACCGATACCGTGGCGGTAACCGGCATGACAATCGATCCGTTTGCTGGCACCACCCGCGACGGGAAACTGTACGGCCGGGGTGCGTGCGACGTTAAAGGTGGTCTGACGGCAATGCTGCAGGCTTTTCTTCGGCTGCACCGCGAACAACCAGAACAGTGTGCCCAGGTGACCCTGGCCTGCACCGTGGATGAAGAGCACACCTTTCTTGGGGTGCAGGATCTGGTGAAAAATGGCCTGAAAGTAGACGGGGCCATCGTTGCAGAACCCACTTCGCTGAATATTGTGAATTGCCATAAAGGCGTCATTCGCTGGCACTTACAGACTACCGGTGTGGCGTGCCACAGTTCCCGCCCACAGGATGGGGTCAATTCCATTTATCGCATGACCAGAATTATTCAGCTCTTACAGGAACATGCCCAACACCTGCAAAGCAGCCCGCCACATCCTTTACTGGGCCCACCCAGCCTGAGCGTGGGCAAAATTGAAGGCGGGGTAAGTGTGAACACGGTCCCGGACCGCTGCCTGATTGAAATTGACCGCAGGATGTTACCTGGCGAAAAAGCGGCCGAAATTCATGAGAATTTAATGAAGTTGATTGCCCAGTCGGGTGTGCCGGATGTGAGTGTCACCACCACGTTGACCTGTCCTGCATTGCAACCCGATTTGTCGCAACTGCTTACCCAGCAATTAGGTGCGTCAATCAATGCGGTTGTCGGCCACCACCAGGTGCTGGCAGTTCCTTATGGCACTGATGCCTCGACGCTGGCAGAGGCGGGTATTCCCGCAGTTGTCTTTGGACCAGGGGATATTGCCCAGGCCCACACTAAAGACGAATGGATTGAGCTGCAACAGATTGACATCGCTTCAGAGATTTTGTACCATGCAGCAAAGACATTTCCTGTAGCCGGTTAGGTGCCGTGTTGCACGTCCTGTCGTACCGGGAATTGGAACTCATGCCCATTGCTTGAAGTTTCTTCTCCCACAAGTAAATTGAGCAAAACGTACATTTCTGTATTGGGAGTATCCACATGGGTTTGTTTGATAACATCTTCGGCGATAAAAGCGCGAACCGTGGTGAAATTACGCGTCAACAGGCCTTTGCGGGAATTCTGCTTGCCGCCAGTGCATGTGATGGCCACATTGCCGATGAAGAAATTGGCAGCTTGTTCGGCACGATCACTCGAATGAAAATGTTCGAGAATATGAATGAGAAGAAGTGGACCAACCTGATGGATTCACTGATCAAGATGCTGCGTCGGGAAGGTGCCCCAGGTGTGGTAGAACTGTGTGCTCCCGCACTTCCGAAAGATCTGCGGGATACGGCATTTGCCAACGCCTGCGATATCGTGCTGGCCGATGGTGTGGTGGAACCTGAAGAGCGGGCATTTCTGGAGCACTTGCAGAAAGAATTGGAACTCGATGGCGACACCGCTTTGAACATCGTGGAAGTGATGATTGTGAAAAACAAAGGCTAAACCAGCTTTTGTTCGAAAATCGGAAGAATTTCTGACACTTCAAATGATTCAATTGGGCTTCAATTCTTCGAAAACCGGATACCTGGAATCGAATTAAAATAAACCGCCAAGACGAGAAGAAGACCGATTATTGCCTACTAAACTGATCGCCATAGTAGGGTTTAATTCATTTCCCCACTGTGGGGAGCATCGATCACCACAAACCCAGATCGAGTGCAGAAGTAATCGCACGCCAGCTCCACCAGGCGGCAGATCGCCACTGCAGGTTCATCTTTGCGGTGGTACGGGTGCCCGGTACCAGACAATTGTAGGGATCATCCACTTCCACCCGAATCAGGTAGGTCTGCACCAATGGCTCATTCACATTGGGGTCGCCACCGGGCTTGGTTGCCAATGGTCCCCCACCACGATTGGTCAGGGCGATCGGTATATTCTTCTGATCCACCAGTGGGATGCCCGCTTCGGTCACACGCCCTTTCAAGCGTCGGTCGTGCTGATAATTCGGCAGAATATCGACATCAATCCATGGTGTCTGTGGGTGATTCTGTTTTGCTAACGCCAGATTGCGTTTGATTTCCAGATAATCGGTGGAATCAACTGGCACCACCAGCCGCAGGTGCTTGATATCGCCAATGGTGCAGAACGGTGGGCTTTCCCCAACCACCCACGTGCGATAAATATCTTCCTGTTTCGGTACGCCCATCACCACGCCTGCCCGCGGGGCTTTCAGCACGGTTACTTCTTTAATCAGTTGTTCCAGCCCCACACGGTTGGTGCGTGCATCGTTCCAGCTAGCTTCCGCCTTTTTCAACTCCTGTTCCAGCGAAATCCTAGCTCGCAGGTCGTTGGTTGCCCGCAGGCGGGTAGTCAGTTGCTGCATCATTTCGCGGGCGGCTTCTTCCGATTTTACCGCTGAATCGAGCTGCATCTCCCGATCAAGATTGCGAAAACGGGCCAGATCCTGGTTTTCACGCACATATTCGCCGTCTTTCACCAGCACTTCCGTCAGCACTGCCGTTTCCAGGCTGTGCACTTTTTCGGCGTAGCCTTCTTCAATCTGCACCAGGCCAGCTTCCCGCACCCGTGCCACAGGCAGTGGCAGAAAGAAAAATGCCGCCACCATGCCGGTAAAGATCAGCAAAGTAATAATCACACGAGGTCGTTTCATATCGGGCAACCTCCCCCGTTGCCGAAAGCCTTTCACCATTTTCACCACTGGCCACACCGTCATTGATGCCAGTGCGAAAAAGGCCAGCAGAATACTTAAATTTTCCAGTTTGTAAGGTTTTAACCAGCCAGAAAGAAACAGCAGAATCGAAATCGTCAGCACCCACCGATAAACCCAACTGGCAATGGCAAACACAACAAACAGCACCTTTCGGCGTGGGGCCATGTACTGTTCCGGTGGCACTTCAATGCCAAATGCGGTCGCTTTGAAGACATTACCCAGGTAGCGGTTGGCTCGCTCCCGCAGGTTAGGCACTTCCAGCCAGTCGGCCAGAATGTAATAACCATCAAACCGCATCAGCGGATTCGCATTGAACAGAAACGTGCTGACACTACACAGCACCATCAGGCACATCGCGACGTTATTGACAAACGGCCAGTGGGGGGTGTACCACCAGACAAAGGTGGCAATCGAAGCAATAATCAGCTCCACCCAGATACCTGCAAAACTGATGATGATTCGCTTCCACTTGTCGGCCACCGTCCATGAGTCGGTCACATTACAGTACAGCGCAGGCGAGAAGCACATGAAGAGAAAGCCCATCTGGTGGCATTCTCCATCAAACGCCTTACAACTCAGCCCGTGGCCGAATTCGTGGATGACCTTGACCACCCCCAGGGCCAGCCACATGTATAACATGGTGCGGAAAGCAAAGAACTCGTGGTAGGCGGGCAGCTTTTCGTAAAAGGTCTTGTAGTGGAATGCCACAAACAGTGCGGCTGAAATCATCAGCATCACACTGAGCCACAAAAATGTCTTTGTGAAGATCCAGCGGGTGTACCGAATCATGAAGTTCAGCAGGCGATCCGGATCAAACACCGGAATCTTCATGTACAGAATGTTGGTAATGCCTGCCAGCTTCTTGGTGCGGCGTTGTTTCCGCTGCTTTTCGAACAGTTCGCGGGCCGCATTGGGCGATTGGTGCTGTACCAGTCCGGCGGTCACCAGTTGCCGCACGAACCCTTCAATTTCTTCCAGTTTCAGGCGGTCGGGTGCGTATTCTTTTTCAAAGCCCGTCCGAATATCTTCCAGTGTATTTTCACCGTTCAGGCGGGAGAAAACATAATATTCGTGCTTGTTGAACCGAAAATACTTCAGGGCCACCGGGTCTTTCACCACCTGGCACCACTTCCCCTCATACCGCTGTGGGGTGATCACCAGGTCAGAACGGGTGCGTAGCCGCACCTGTTTCCGTCGTTCCGCATTTGGTAAAAA from Zavarzinella sp. includes these protein-coding regions:
- a CDS encoding M20 family metallopeptidase, whose translation is MNTEQLLRALVNCPTVNPMGGRILPDLHLENRVVDVLASVLQEARIPFTRRTVAPGRDNLLTTFTPKSPTGHLLWESHTDTVAVTGMTIDPFAGTTRDGKLYGRGACDVKGGLTAMLQAFLRLHREQPEQCAQVTLACTVDEEHTFLGVQDLVKNGLKVDGAIVAEPTSLNIVNCHKGVIRWHLQTTGVACHSSRPQDGVNSIYRMTRIIQLLQEHAQHLQSSPPHPLLGPPSLSVGKIEGGVSVNTVPDRCLIEIDRRMLPGEKAAEIHENLMKLIAQSGVPDVSVTTTLTCPALQPDLSQLLTQQLGASINAVVGHHQVLAVPYGTDASTLAEAGIPAVVFGPGDIAQAHTKDEWIELQQIDIASEILYHAAKTFPVAG
- a CDS encoding 6-phosphofructokinase, with the protein product MNRIKRLAILTAGGDTPALNATLDGAVTRANQLQIEILGVIKGFSGLLNPRIPHVVLNPLFTTIPELDPTRGGTILGASRDYVDANDRTTIKSIADRLQQHQVDGLICIGGDGTLNGMQAIGELLPTALAPKTIDNDLGLNYRNEPDEWLLDVSADGKKSYHRTPAARAFDLSQMVNYVTPGFATAVYVSASGVERIRTTAESHRRIAIVEVMGRHSGYIALGSSYGQPDILLIPENPLNLPHLIERIKELYERQKHVVLVCGEGIVDEQGNDLGAERASSDPAGNKLLSGAAESLRRLLIENIGDDYFRSKRRNESASAAIFTRKIGHTQRGGRPIRFDRFYANLLGGKAVDLIVEGRNNFVSVLQYDPTNGFYVDGVPANDFRDRWGHIHARKVHLDCYDAQYLRASRTGVDYLRPIFDNALGQDDLQAMHHIFSPGHVGLPFHSVHVDVSKRIRFLEPNS
- a CDS encoding tellurite resistance TerB family protein; translated protein: MGLFDNIFGDKSANRGEITRQQAFAGILLAASACDGHIADEEIGSLFGTITRMKMFENMNEKKWTNLMDSLIKMLRREGAPGVVELCAPALPKDLRDTAFANACDIVLADGVVEPEERAFLEHLQKELELDGDTALNIVEVMIVKNKG